ACGGGAGCTCAAAAAATCATGATGGTCGTGAAAGTTCAGGATATCGTCGATTTCTGTTCCGCTAGAGCCTTGGGAGTCGAATTAGACGATGTGTTAAAGGATGTTACCATTCATAGTCAAGAAGTTCGACCGGGATCCTTATTCGTGGCGCTTCCCGGGAGTCGAACTCATGGACATCAATTTGTCCCGGAGGTTTGGGAAAAAGGCGGCATTGCCATGGTGGAAAAGACTTTTGGACCCATCACAGGTCCTAGTCTTGTGGTCGAATCTCCTCTCATGGCAATGGGGACACTGACGCGGAGTCTCGTGGATGCCCGGCATATAACGGTTGTGGGAATAACCGGCAGTGTGGGGAAAACTAGTGCCAAAGAACTTATTGCGGCAACGTTGCAATCGCGTTTTGTGGTAGGGAAATCCCAGCAAAACTATAATACGGCGATTGGTATTCCTCTGTCCTTTCTGCGCAGTCCCCATTCGATGACCCACTTCGTCGCCGAAATGGGTATGAGGGCGTTAGGAGAAATCGCGCATTTAACAACTATCACACCGCCCGATGTCGCGGTGATTACAAATATTGGTCCAAACCATTTAGAGTCCTTAGGGAGTATCAAAAACATTCAGCGGGCCAAAGGAGAAATTCTGCAGGGTCTGAAACCCCAAGGTACAGCAGTGCTTAATGCGGATGATCCATTGGTGCGTGAGTTAGGGGAACATCTATCCGGTCATCCGGTTTTGTGGTTTGGCCACAAATCGGGGGATGTTCTCATTGACCATGTTCACATGCTGGATACGGCGACGGAAGTCACATTGAAATATCAAGGCGA
The Sulfobacillus thermosulfidooxidans DNA segment above includes these coding regions:
- a CDS encoding UDP-N-acetylmuramoyl-tripeptide--D-alanyl-D-alanine ligase, with the translated sequence MMVVKVQDIVDFCSARALGVELDDVLKDVTIHSQEVRPGSLFVALPGSRTHGHQFVPEVWEKGGIAMVEKTFGPITGPSLVVESPLMAMGTLTRSLVDARHITVVGITGSVGKTSAKELIAATLQSRFVVGKSQQNYNTAIGIPLSFLRSPHSMTHFVAEMGMRALGEIAHLTTITPPDVAVITNIGPNHLESLGSIKNIQRAKGEILQGLKPQGTAVLNADDPLVRELGEHLSGHPVLWFGHKSGDVLIDHVHMLDTATEVTLKYQGDVMTIRIPWLGEQHGSNVAAAFLVGTALGLHPDEIRSGLEQVDPGTSRLQRKSLGSLMILADYYNASPLSMTMSLQVLAANKAMGRRIAVLGDMLELGTQEESGHWQVGTAASRRADIILAVGPRAQIIAKAANVEKPGIAIWVANLDEAYGWLENHLRAGDVVLLKASHGMNFDELYQRLKDWGGPS